A genomic segment from Myxococcota bacterium encodes:
- a CDS encoding HlyD family secretion protein: MTPARRFALSLRGGKPGTWISIVALVVAIAAGAFEYHRRSGFERTDDAFVEGTLGRLAPEVSGRIVEILVDEHEAVAAGDVLVRLDRADFVARLDRARADLDAARNRIEASQASAASSEAGAKAARVEVWRAGRELARVEQLVRSAAASAQQLDAARAANDAAVARVRALELQAKAEREVVANEAPLRQAEAALREAELALARTEVRAPFDGVVGRKSAHEGDIVREGQPLMALRRSEASWIVANFKETQLRRMRVGAPADVRVDAFPAFTWHGHVESFSPASGAKYALIPPEPASGNFTKVVQRVPVKIVLDEVENDEGRAPVASATDAPVLALGLSAEVAVDVR; encoded by the coding sequence GTGACTCCGGCTCGGCGCTTCGCGCTCTCGCTCCGCGGCGGCAAGCCCGGCACGTGGATCAGCATCGTCGCGCTCGTCGTCGCCATCGCGGCGGGCGCGTTCGAGTACCACCGCCGCTCCGGCTTCGAGCGCACCGACGACGCGTTCGTCGAGGGCACGCTCGGACGTCTCGCGCCCGAGGTGTCGGGGCGCATCGTCGAGATCCTCGTCGACGAGCACGAGGCGGTGGCGGCCGGCGACGTGCTCGTGCGGCTCGACCGCGCGGATTTCGTCGCGCGCCTCGACCGCGCGCGCGCCGATCTCGACGCCGCGCGCAACCGGATCGAGGCCTCGCAGGCCTCGGCGGCCTCGTCCGAGGCCGGGGCGAAGGCGGCGCGCGTCGAGGTGTGGCGCGCGGGGCGCGAGCTCGCGCGCGTCGAGCAGCTCGTGCGGAGTGCGGCCGCGAGCGCGCAGCAGCTCGACGCGGCGCGCGCCGCGAACGACGCGGCCGTCGCGCGCGTGCGCGCGCTCGAGCTGCAGGCGAAGGCCGAGCGCGAGGTCGTCGCGAACGAGGCGCCGCTCCGCCAGGCCGAGGCGGCGCTGCGCGAGGCCGAGCTCGCGCTCGCCCGCACCGAGGTGCGCGCGCCCTTCGACGGCGTCGTCGGCCGCAAGAGCGCGCACGAGGGCGACATCGTGCGCGAGGGGCAGCCGCTGATGGCCCTGCGCCGCAGCGAGGCGAGCTGGATCGTCGCGAACTTCAAGGAGACGCAGCTGCGGCGCATGCGCGTCGGCGCGCCGGCCGACGTGCGCGTCGACGCCTTCCCCGCCTTCACGTGGCACGGCCACGTCGAGTCCTTCTCGCCCGCGAGCGGTGCGAAGTACGCGCTCATCCCGCCGGAGCCGGCGTCGGGCAACTTCACGAAGGTCGTGCAGCGCGTGCCCGTGAAGATCGTGCTCGACGAGGTCGAGAACGACGAGGGTCGCGCGCCCGTCGCGAGCGCGACCGACGCCCCCGTGCTCGCGCTCGGCCTCTCCGCCGAGGTGGCGGTCGATGTCCGCTGA